TGGTTTTTTTCGATGTCTTGTTCAGGACCACATTCCCGAAGGAAGCGGATTTCTCCGAGAAGCTCAGGATCGGCGGCTCCGTCGGGAAACTGCCGTCCGCGAGAATTCTCGACGCATAGATTTCCGCGTTGGAGAATGATGGACGATAATCTTCCCAGGTAACGAGTGCACCATTCGCTCCGTCGGGTATCATCTGCGGGAACTGCTTGCCATTATCAGCGGTGCATACCGGGGCCCCGGCATCGGTCCACTGCACATCGCCCGCTGCCGAAACCCGCTGCGCGTAAATATCGCTGTTGAGCGTTCCGCGCGTTTTGTCTTCCCAGGATACAATGATACCGCCGTTCTCATCGGGAATGACAAAGGTTGCGACCTGCTCGCCGGAGCGATTGGAGAGACGTACGCCATCCGCCGACCAGGATTTCGTGCCGTTGATATCAAAGATCTGCGCATACGCAGCTCCCTTGCCGCCACGCGTATCCGACCAGGCAAGCGCGAACATTCCATTGCCGAGTGCGGCGGGATGCTGATATGATTGTCCACCTGTGGTCGAAACAACCTTCTGCGAACTTCTGGAACCGCTGGTGTCGAGCGTCACGGCGTACAGGATGGGAGTCGAACCGGAGCCCCAGTCCGTATAGGCCAGCAGCGCATTTCCGTCAGCATCGGATGCGAGGAATGGAGTGTCCTGGCTCCCGCTGCCATTTGCGATCGCCAGTCCATTACTCGCCCAGAGTACCGTGCCGTTTCCATTAATATGCTGTGCATACACATCGTACTCGGGACGAGGGAAATACGCGTAGGCGATATAGGCACCGCCGTGACCATCGCTCGCAATGCTCGGGGCATTGGAAAAACGCAGCTTTCCGGAGATGAGGGATGCAGTACCCCAGACAAATGCACCATCCTTGTCGAGACGCTGTGCATATATCTTGCTGGTCGGAGGCCACCCGCCTGTTGCGCCGTTCCAGGTGACGATCATGCCGCCCATGCCATCCGTCGTCACCTTGGGATCGGACTGATTCGTCGTGTCGAACGTGATCTGAACACCATCCTTATCCCACAGCACATTGCCGGAGGAATCGATGCGCTGTGCGTAAATGTCGTTGTTGCCGTTACGTGTATCCGTCCAAGCGATCAGCGCGCCATTTTCGCCATCGGATACCATATCCGGTTTGGACTGTGAAAGCCAGGACTTATTGACAACGTTACCGTTGACTGTCCAGCGCACATATCCGTCCTTGTCAATACGCTGCGCATAGATGTCGAAATCGCTGCCAGTACGCTGGTCATGCCAGCAGATGATGGCGCCGCCGCGTCCGTCGCTGATGATACGAGGAGCATTCTGATTGCTTCCTTCCTGGCAGATCACATTGTTCAGCGATGGATCCGATTTCCACTGCGCCTGCGCAAACATGAAAGGAAGGAGTAAGAGGAGGGGAACAACATGTCGCAACTTCAGTGATATCATGGCTTCTCCAGTGAGTTCAACTGTCGTGGATGGAATCCCTCGCGTGAACAACCGTGCGGCGTGCCTGACCAGTTATCACTGCCGGGCCCGGGTGCGTGCCGCCCGGAACCGGTGTTATGGTTGATACTGAATCTTATCGAACCATCTGATCTTGACGGAGAAGCTACGGAACTAGCACAACAGAGTCAAGCATCCGAAAAGATCATTGCATGATCGGAATTGAGCATGCCAGGCGGAAGATCCAATCATACCATATCGGAAGCAAGTCCCATAAAACTGGGAAGATAGACAGTGGGACGATGGCTCTCTCCTGCGTTCCATTTTCCTCAGAGTTCTCGCGTTATTTCATCAGCAGCATTCTGCCGAACGCTTCATGACTGCCGACACGCAGGACGTAGAAATAGACGCCGGGCTTGCTGCCGCTGGTGGTCCATCGTACGGTGTGCAGGCCACGCTGCTGCGGGGCGTCGACCAGCGTGACGACCGCCTGTCCGATGACATTGTATATAGTTAGGCGCACAGGTGCCGAAGCTTCGAGGTTGTAACGTATCGTCGTCGATGGACTGAAGGGGTTCGGGTAGTTCTGATACAGCGTGAAGACGCCGGGGAAGGCACGCAATTCATTTACGGCTGAAGCTTCCGTGCCGGTACCGTCGATCAGGATGGTATCAGGCGAGGTGATGGCATTGCTCTCGACAATGAGGAAGCCGCTGACTGGACCAATTGCACTTGGTGCGAAACGAATGGAATCGGTGTACGATGCGCCACTCGGAACTTCAAACTGTTCTTCGTCGGCAGTAAATTCGCCGCTGGTCGAGGTGACGGAGACCACCATCAGGGTCTGCGCGCCGGGATTGCTGATGGTCAGCGCGAGACTTTTTTCCACACCCACTTCCACACTTCCGAAAGAAAGCTGTGCTGGGACGAAGGTGATCTCGGCTCCCATCACACCGTTGCCATCGACAGGGATCGCGTCGGGCGATGACGAAGCGTTGCTCTCGATACTGAATGCAGCACTCACCGGTCCTTCCGCCATCGGAGAAAAGCGCAGTATGAAATCGGCGGATCCCGCCGGCGGGATGTCGCTGATCTGACTTTCCAGAGTGAAGCTCGGATCGCCGGCGGTGAAGGAGGTAATGGTCAGCGTCTCATTCCCGTTGTTCGTGAGTGTTACCGTTGTATCCCTGTATGAACCCACGGGGACGTTGCCGAACGAAATTGCCGCGAGATCGATGCCCAGGCCGCCGGCCGAGACGCCGGTGCCTGAAAGTGGGAGCGTCGTGGGCGAAGTCGGTGCGTTACTCGTAATGGTCAGCTGCCCGGAGAAGGAGCCTTCATTCGGAGGACTGAAGCGCACCGAGTCGACGAAGGACGCACCCGGCGGCAGTATCTGCGAAGCGATGTCCACCGTGAAATCGCTCGAGGAAGGTGAAATGTCGGTAATGCTGAGCGTATCGGAGCCGGGGTTGGAGATGGTCAGTGCAATTACCTTTGTGCTGCCCACGTTCACCTGGCCGAAAGCGAGCGCTGGATGATCCGTTTCGATTCCGGGGAAAGCCAGCGCCTCGCCTGTGAGGGTGATGACATCGGGACTGGTGACGGAATTGCTTTCAATGGTAATCCGTGCGTTGAAGCTCCCCTTGGCCGTCGGTTCAAAGCGGAGTTCGGCAGAGACATCCGCGCCCGGAGCAATGGTGCTGCTGGCTGCTGCCATGCTGAACTGCGGGTCGTCGGAGGTGACGGACGCAATGCTTACATCTTCTCCGCCGATGTTCGACAGGGTGATGGTTTTCGTCGCGGACTTGTTTACCACGACACTTCCAAAACTGATGGTATTGTCTGAGAGACGGAGTATGGGCGGTTCTTCCGGGAACGAGCCATCTGCCAGGATACGCGAGGCATAGATTTCCGAATTCGAGAAGGAGGGACGGTAATCCTCCCACGCTGCGATCGCGCCGTTCGCACCATCGCTGATCATTTGCGGGAACTGCTTCCCGTTGTCTGCGATGCAGACGGGCGCACCCGCATCCTCCCACTGCTGCAGGCCGTCGGGCGACAGGCGCTGTGCGTAGATGTCGCTGTTCAGCGCACCGCGGGTTTTGTCTTCCCACGCGACAATCATGCCTCCGTCCCCATCCGGGATGACGAACGGGGTCACCTGGGCGCCGGAGCGACCGGAGAGTCGCACGCCGTCCGCAGTCCAGATTTTGTTGCCATCCCTGTCGATCATCTGTGCATACACTGCTTCCGTGGCGCCTCTCCCGTCTGACCAAGTGAGACCGAACATATCGTCTCCGAGCGCCGCTGCGTGCTGGTACGATTGTCCGCCCGACGTCGATACGACGCGCTGAGAGCTGGTCGGTCCATTGGCATCGAGGGTGACAGCGTAGAGGACGGGTGTGGAACCACCTCCCCAGTCCGTATACGCCAGCAGGGCGTTCCCGTCGGCATCAGAGGTGAGAAAAGGAGAATCCTGATTCCCGCTTCCGTTCGCGATGGCTTCGCCGTTGCCGGCCCAGAGCAGTGCGCCGTTTTCGTCCACATGCTGCGCGTACACGTCATATTCGGGACGCGGGAAATACGCCCAGGCGACATACGCGCCGCCATTGCCGTCGCTCGCGATGCATGGAGCGTTGGAGAAACGTAGGCTGCCGGACAGCAGGGCATCAGAGTTCCAGAGGATGTTGCCATCGGCATCAAGTCGCTGCGCATAAATCCTGCTCGTCGGAGGCCAGCCACCGGTCGCGCCGTTCCATGTGATGATAATTCCGCCACTGCCGTCGGAGGCGATTTTCGGGTCGGATTGATTTGTCGTGTCGAAGGTGATCCGCACGCCGTCTTTCGTCCACAGCATATTCCCGGAGGAATCGACGCGCTGGGCATAAATGTCGTTATCCCCATTACGGGTGTCGGTCCATGCGATAATCGCACCACCCTCACCGTCCGACACCATATCCGGTTTCGACTGGGAATGCAATGCCGTACTGACACCATTCCCGTTCACGGTCCATCGCACGTAGCCGTCCGCATCAATGCGCTGGGCGTAAATATCGAACTCGCTGCCTGAGCGCTGATCATGCCAGCAGATGATGGCACCATTGCGTCCGTCGGAAATGATGCGCGGAGCATTCTGATTACTCCCTTCCTGGCAGATCACGTTGTTCAGCGAAGGATCGGATTTCCACTGTGCCTGCGTGGACATGAAAGGGAGGAGCAGGAGGAGGAACAGCAGTTGTGACTTCCTGGATATCATGGCATCTCCTGAGAATGGGACTATCGTGGATGGAACTCCTCGTATGACGGCCAATGCGGCGTGCCCGGCCATGTGACGTTTATCGGATCAGGGTGATCAGACCCGATGCCGTACTCATAGCCGTGATCAGTCTGAGAGAATCTTGATGTTCAGGCAGGAAAACTACGGAAGAACGACACAAGAGTCAAACATCCGAATACTTTGGGAAATTGCCAGCCACCTCCTGGCTGCAGAATCGCCAAAATCCAATTTGCAGTTGCATTATTCCGTAAAGTGTGTATACTGTACAATATTACATTAATTCTGAGCATAAAATGTGGACAAACAGCTCCAGTTTGTCCATTACAGTCTGTCCGTACGCACAGTTGACATAACGTCAACTTTTCGGATATATCAAATACTCATCTACCACTCATCCACGAGGTGGCAATATGATCAGAATTCCTACCGGGGCAAGAGGACTGTCAGCAGCTGTCTTTCTGACAGCGGCACTCCTGTTCACGCTCTTATTCACCCCGCAGATAGCACGGGCACAGGGAACGTATTCTCTGTCTACCGTCAGCAGCAACAATGGACAGCAGATGATCTCTTTCGAGGTCACGGCGTACAAATCGGTGCGGTTGTACCGCTTCTGGTGCGAGTTCGACGTCGGCACCGGTACCGCGGAAATATGGGCGCATCCCAACGGTGTGTCTACCACCAACACAGGATGGATTTACCTCGGAGCCGGGAACTACACGTCGACGAATGCGACCAGTCCGACGGAAATTCCGGTCACCCTGGATTTCCCCATGAATGCGAATGAAACCTGGGGCTTCCTGATTTTCCGCCAGGGAAGCACAGGCATCAACTATCGCAGTGGTGCCACGCCCTACGTCTTCAGCAACTCGGATATCTCCATCGATACGGAGTTCTACGGCGGATCCGGAACGACGAATCCAACAGCGGGAACGACGAATCTGAGTTTCAGCTTCTATCCCCGGCAGTACTGCGGAACGGTGTATTATGACCTCGCTTCGTCGGTTCCGTACGATGCGGGTATTACCGCGGTGCTTTCGCCCAGCAGTTTCTGCGGGGGCGTGGAGCCGGTACGGTTCGAACTGTCGAACTTCGGTACCCAGCAGCTCACTTCGGCGACGATAAACTGGACGGTGAACAACGTTCCGCAGACACCGTTCAGCTGGACGGGACTGCTTGATACGGCTGGCGGTGCTGGTGCGACCTCAGCAGCCGTCACTGTTGGGACATACAATTTCGCGGCAAACACCCCGTACACGATCCGGGCCTGGCCGACAAGCCCCAATTCCCAACCAGACACGATCAACTATAATGACACCACCGAGGTGACAGTGCAGTCCGGCATGTCCGGCACCTATACCATCGGTGGTGCGTCACCCGACTTCGCAACGTTTACCGATGCCGTCGACGCTCTGAAGACAGCCGGACTCTGTGGAGCAGTCGTCTTCAACGTTGCGGCAGGGACATACACGGAGGAAATAGAGATACCTGAAATTGCGGGGGCAAGCCCGACATGGACGGTGACGTTCGACGGAGGGACCGGGAACGCGTCCACCAGGATCATAGAATACTCTCATACCGCGGACGGTGCTGTCATCATGCTCAACGGGGCGGATTATCTTCGCTTCAAAAACCTGACAATGAAAGCCACCGGGTCACAGGATGGGACGGCGCTGTGGTTCACCGATGACGCCGATTACAACATCGTCGAAGATTGTATTCTCGAGGCATCGACGAGCGCGACCTCAAGCGACGCCATACCCCTGGTAGGCAGCGGCTCAACGACCTCCAGTACATCGAGCGGAAATACCGGCAGCTTCAATCTCATTCAGAACAACCAGATCCGCGGCGGCTACTATGGTATCTACTGGCGCGGGTCCGGCAGCACAGACACGACGGACAACAAGGCAAACGTTTTCCTCAACAACGTTGTCAGCGACTGGTATTACTACGGCTTCTACAACTACTACTCGAGCTATCTCGATGTAGAGGGCAATGAGTTCTGGCACCGCTCCGGCGGGACGACCAGCGCCTACGGCATGTATGTGTACTATGCGAACATGGGTCCCCGCATCATCGGAAACCAGGTGCAGGGCATGGCCTATGGCTTCCGGCTGTATTACTGTAATTATGCGCACGGGACCTACTCCCTGACGGAGCCGAGAGCGAAGGTGTACAACAACATGTTCATCCAGGGGGATCAGGGTTCGAGCACACGCTACGGCGCGTACATCTACAACCCGCGCTATCTCGATTTCTGGCACAACAATATCATGCTCAACAGTACCAGCTCGAGTACGCGGGGCATTTATCTCAGTACCTCGACGTCGTATCCCGATGTCGACATTCGCAACAACATGATCGCTTCTGCGAATGCGTCCTCTTCGGCGTATATGCTGTATATCACCGAGATGGGCGTGATTACGGGGTTGGACTACAACCTGTACTATTCGCCCGCAGGCGAGACGTCGACGATGTTCTACCTGGACGGATCTACCTACGACTGGAACACGCTTCCCAAAACCACGTGGGACGCGCATTCAGTCTGGGGCAACCCGTATTTCGAAGACGACCTGACGAACCTGCACAGCCGTTCCCCGTCAGGGTATCTCAAGGGTATTGGCATTCCTGAGGTCGGCATTGATTACGACGGGGATGCTCGCAATCTCGCAACCCCCTGCATCGGCGCAGACGAGTACCAGCAGCCACCGGACGAGTACGACGCGGCGGTGCTGAAAACGTGGGTTTCGTATGCCCCGAACGTATGGACGCGCCACGAGGGCAGTGCGACGCATACGATCAGTGCATTGATCGAGAACGTCGGACTGGTGGATGATCCCGCCACAATACAGATCGGCATTTCCGACGCGCCGATGAACAACATCGGCGATGCGCAGCTCGTGGAGACCTTCTCGCCGAACTGGGATGCGACCCACCGCGCGGTGGTGCAGTTCAGTAATCCGCTTACCGGACTGACGGCCACGCCGAACGGTATGCTCTATACAAGGATTTTCCTCCCGAACGAGCAGAATCCCTCAAACGACCAGTACCTCGAACAGCATCCCGTGCACACGACAAAGGTCTACGGGTATGAGGACTTCTATGGTTTCGAGGACGGCACGAAGTTCACCCTGGCGGACGGTTACCTTGACATTCCGGGATGGACGACGGTAGACAACAATGGCGGCGATGCGCCCGAGTTCATGAGCGAAATGTACATGATGACGGGCAGTAGCAATGCTGCGGACGAGTGGCTGATTACACCGGGAGCGCCGATACTCGGTGCGTACAGTTACCGTGTCGGTTTCAGTTTCGACAACTACACGAACGTACCGGTGACAATCGAAGTAGCCTATGGCATGTCGCCGTCGCCCAATGCAATGACGACATTCGCCACGTTCTCAAATGTCGGAATGGGCAGCTTCACCGCGAAGCAGCTCTGGCAGATGACCGGACAGGCTGGCGACCCGTACTTCAACACGCAGGCAGGTCAGGATGGCGTGTACTACATCGGTATCCACGTCATGACGTCCGCGACCGGCTATCAGTGGTCCCTCGACAACATCAAGTTCGACGACAATCCGACGCCGCCGCCCAGGATCGCCTACGGTCTGCCCGGCGACCCGATACTCGACTTCATCGATACCGAGGATCCGCCGATCGAGATCATGGCGAACTACAAGCAGCCGGGTCTGATCAACCGCATCTACCAGGTGGCTTCGAGCACGAACATTTACGGCCCGAACGGAGACTTCCTCTGGGCGGTGGAAACGAAAGACCCGTGGATGACCGTGACGACGGAGCAGCCGGATCCGACCCTGCAGGGTTATAACTTCCTGCCACCCCGGCCGCGTCAGTTCCAGAACTTCACGCTGACCATCGATCCATCAGGACTCGCGCCGGGGGTCCACAAGGGAACGCTCGTGTTCTACGGCATCCTGTTCAATGACGACTTCCCGCCGCCGAGCCAGGGACTCGTTGCGCTCAACGAGCCACTGCGGGTACCTGTGGAGCTGCGGATCATAGACACGGGAACAAAGGGCACGAAGTCGGTGCTGTCTCAGACGGTCTGTCCGATGAGTGTTGCCGGCAGTCCCTACAGGTTCCGCGATCCCCAGACCAACGATCCCATCGCGACTGTCTGGGTCCGCAGCGGCAGCCTGAAATGCATGACGATACGTGCCTACCCGGCGCAGCTCCCGCAGAACCTCGAGCGGAAGCGTTACGTACGCCGGTACTGGCAGGTGGATTATGACGGCACGGGCTGGAAGGTGGACATCGACTTCCCGTATGCGGATTCCGAAGCCTGGATGATTCTCGACCGCAATCAGCTGCGCGGCATACGTCAGCCCGCACCGCTGAGCGCGTGGGAGGATCCGATCTTCGGCACCACGTCCGTATCGGATCCAATGCTGGCAACGGTTCGGGTCCACGGCCTGACAGAGCTGAACATCGGAGGAAACCTCGCATTGGCACATCCCTACGTGCTGGACCGTTCGTCCGAAGGACCTCTCCCCACGGCCTTCGGTCTGCTGGAGAACTACCCGAATCCATTCAATCCCTCGACACGCATCACGTATGCGATGAAAGAGGATCGTCACGTGCGCATCACGGTGTACAACCAGCTCGGTATCGAAGTGGCACAGCTGGTGGACGGCGTCATGCCCGCGGGTCGTCATGAAGTGGACTTCGACGCCTCC
The genomic region above belongs to bacterium and contains:
- a CDS encoding choice-of-anchor D domain-containing protein, which translates into the protein MISLKLRHVVPLLLLLPFMFAQAQWKSDPSLNNVICQEGSNQNAPRIISDGRGGAIICWHDQRTGSDFDIYAQRIDKDGYVRWTVNGNVVNKSWLSQSKPDMVSDGENGALIAWTDTRNGNNDIYAQRIDSSGNVLWDKDGVQITFDTTNQSDPKVTTDGMGGMIVTWNGATGGWPPTSKIYAQRLDKDGAFVWGTASLISGKLRFSNAPSIASDGHGGAYIAYAYFPRPEYDVYAQHINGNGTVLWASNGLAIANGSGSQDTPFLASDADGNALLAYTDWGSGSTPILYAVTLDTSGSRSSQKVVSTTGGQSYQHPAALGNGMFALAWSDTRGGKGAAYAQIFDINGTKSWSADGVRLSNRSGEQVATFVIPDENGGIIVSWEDKTRGTLNSDIYAQRVSAAGDVQWTDAGAPVCTADNGKQFPQMIPDGANGALVTWEDYRPSFSNAEIYASRILADGSFPTEPPILSFSEKSASFGNVVLNKTSKKTITLTNIGGETVTISSVTSNDPQFSLMAEKNTIDPNEQISAEVAFTPTMKGSFNAEITVESSSVTSPDVVTVSGTGIAFPAIETDRPAIAFGSVSVGTTKVIGLTISNPGTDTLTITEIKSSSNDFVVDVASAILPPGEDLVDSVRFTPATKGSFSGQLTITSNAPTSPTNLPLSGTGVTEVSLGIDPAAISFGDVPMGSYKDTTVVLTNNGNETLTISSFTADDASFTLESATADIPPAGTATLTLRFTPMAEGQVSGEFTIESNAASSPNTIAVDGNGTIDPAITFAPAQLSFGSVEMGSEKSLALTISNPGSLTLMITSVTSTSADFTVDETQFDVQGGASYTDSIRFTPASMGMISGMLIIESNAISSPDTVLLDGTGTEASAVQELQAFPGAFTLYQNYPNPFNPSTTIRYDLKTSAPVRVTVYNTLGEVAATLVDEAQRPGMHSVQWTPAGNTPGLYFYVLRVGSRQAYGRMILTR
- a CDS encoding choice-of-anchor D domain-containing protein produces the protein MISRKSQLLFLLLLLPFMSTQAQWKSDPSLNNVICQEGSNQNAPRIISDGRNGAIICWHDQRSGSEFDIYAQRIDADGYVRWTVNGNGVSTALHSQSKPDMVSDGEGGAIIAWTDTRNGDNDIYAQRVDSSGNMLWTKDGVRITFDTTNQSDPKIASDGSGGIIITWNGATGGWPPTSRIYAQRLDADGNILWNSDALLSGSLRFSNAPCIASDGNGGAYVAWAYFPRPEYDVYAQHVDENGALLWAGNGEAIANGSGNQDSPFLTSDADGNALLAYTDWGGGSTPVLYAVTLDANGPTSSQRVVSTSGGQSYQHAAALGDDMFGLTWSDGRGATEAVYAQMIDRDGNKIWTADGVRLSGRSGAQVTPFVIPDGDGGMIVAWEDKTRGALNSDIYAQRLSPDGLQQWEDAGAPVCIADNGKQFPQMISDGANGAIAAWEDYRPSFSNSEIYASRILADGSFPEEPPILRLSDNTISFGSVVVNKSATKTITLSNIGGEDVSIASVTSDDPQFSMAAASSTIAPGADVSAELRFEPTAKGSFNARITIESNSVTSPDVITLTGEALAFPGIETDHPALAFGQVNVGSTKVIALTISNPGSDTLSITDISPSSSDFTVDIASQILPPGASFVDSVRFSPPNEGSFSGQLTITSNAPTSPTTLPLSGTGVSAGGLGIDLAAISFGNVPVGSYRDTTVTLTNNGNETLTITSFTAGDPSFTLESQISDIPPAGSADFILRFSPMAEGPVSAAFSIESNASSSPDAIPVDGNGVMGAEITFVPAQLSFGSVEVGVEKSLALTISNPGAQTLMVVSVTSTSGEFTADEEQFEVPSGASYTDSIRFAPSAIGPVSGFLIVESNAITSPDTILIDGTGTEASAVNELRAFPGVFTLYQNYPNPFSPSTTIRYNLEASAPVRLTIYNVIGQAVVTLVDAPQQRGLHTVRWTTSGSKPGVYFYVLRVGSHEAFGRMLLMK
- a CDS encoding right-handed parallel beta-helix repeat-containing protein encodes the protein MIRIPTGARGLSAAVFLTAALLFTLLFTPQIARAQGTYSLSTVSSNNGQQMISFEVTAYKSVRLYRFWCEFDVGTGTAEIWAHPNGVSTTNTGWIYLGAGNYTSTNATSPTEIPVTLDFPMNANETWGFLIFRQGSTGINYRSGATPYVFSNSDISIDTEFYGGSGTTNPTAGTTNLSFSFYPRQYCGTVYYDLASSVPYDAGITAVLSPSSFCGGVEPVRFELSNFGTQQLTSATINWTVNNVPQTPFSWTGLLDTAGGAGATSAAVTVGTYNFAANTPYTIRAWPTSPNSQPDTINYNDTTEVTVQSGMSGTYTIGGASPDFATFTDAVDALKTAGLCGAVVFNVAAGTYTEEIEIPEIAGASPTWTVTFDGGTGNASTRIIEYSHTADGAVIMLNGADYLRFKNLTMKATGSQDGTALWFTDDADYNIVEDCILEASTSATSSDAIPLVGSGSTTSSTSSGNTGSFNLIQNNQIRGGYYGIYWRGSGSTDTTDNKANVFLNNVVSDWYYYGFYNYYSSYLDVEGNEFWHRSGGTTSAYGMYVYYANMGPRIIGNQVQGMAYGFRLYYCNYAHGTYSLTEPRAKVYNNMFIQGDQGSSTRYGAYIYNPRYLDFWHNNIMLNSTSSSTRGIYLSTSTSYPDVDIRNNMIASANASSSAYMLYITEMGVITGLDYNLYYSPAGETSTMFYLDGSTYDWNTLPKTTWDAHSVWGNPYFEDDLTNLHSRSPSGYLKGIGIPEVGIDYDGDARNLATPCIGADEYQQPPDEYDAAVLKTWVSYAPNVWTRHEGSATHTISALIENVGLVDDPATIQIGISDAPMNNIGDAQLVETFSPNWDATHRAVVQFSNPLTGLTATPNGMLYTRIFLPNEQNPSNDQYLEQHPVHTTKVYGYEDFYGFEDGTKFTLADGYLDIPGWTTVDNNGGDAPEFMSEMYMMTGSSNAADEWLITPGAPILGAYSYRVGFSFDNYTNVPVTIEVAYGMSPSPNAMTTFATFSNVGMGSFTAKQLWQMTGQAGDPYFNTQAGQDGVYYIGIHVMTSATGYQWSLDNIKFDDNPTPPPRIAYGLPGDPILDFIDTEDPPIEIMANYKQPGLINRIYQVASSTNIYGPNGDFLWAVETKDPWMTVTTEQPDPTLQGYNFLPPRPRQFQNFTLTIDPSGLAPGVHKGTLVFYGILFNDDFPPPSQGLVALNEPLRVPVELRIIDTGTKGTKSVLSQTVCPMSVAGSPYRFRDPQTNDPIATVWVRSGSLKCMTIRAYPAQLPQNLERKRYVRRYWQVDYDGTGWKVDIDFPYADSEAWMILDRNQLRGIRQPAPLSAWEDPIFGTTSVSDPMLATVRVHGLTELNIGGNLALAHPYVLDRSSEGPLPTAFGLLENYPNPFNPSTRITYAMKEDRHVRITVYNQLGIEVAQLVDGVMPAGRHEVDFDASGLATGTYICRMITGDFVQTMRMTLTK